Proteins encoded by one window of Salvia splendens isolate huo1 chromosome 5, SspV2, whole genome shotgun sequence:
- the LOC121801827 gene encoding cytochrome P450 714A1-like: MNTPLIILLLLATTIALSFYVTSSIILVSVCGLASYLAWANPWQARWRLRAQGINGPKPSLLYGNLWEMEKIQASAALKNTAKHHDFVAHDYTATLFPYFEEWRKQYGPIYTYSTGNKQHLYINHPELVKEMNQSISSDFGKPSYITKRLAPILGNGILRSNGPLWAQQRKIVAPEFFMDKVKGMVGLMVESAESLTNKWEAYAAGKMAEVRAEEDLRSVSADVISKACFGSSYLKGKDIFSKLRTLQKAISNQSFLFGSHAFGLPLTAHKSKIDVLEKEIDTLIWEVVEGHDGDSKDLLQLILEGAANNDVDEDSSRRFIVDNCKNIYFAGHESTAVAASWCLMLLALHPQWQARIRAETAQVGPINADSLPKLKTVTMVVQEVLRLYPPAAFVSREALHDARIGHIVVPRGVCLWTLIPTLHRDADIWGPDANEFNPERFAGGILKACKMPQVYIPFGLGPRLCLGRNFALVQLKIVVAVIVSNFTLALSPNYRHSPAYRMIVEPGQGVHLLIQRCSVSHNPT; the protein is encoded by the exons ATGAACACCCCTCttattattcttcttcttcttgcaaCAACAATTGCCCTTTCCTTTTAtgtcacaagttccataattCTTGTGAGTGTTTGCGGTCTGGCCTCGTATCTGGCGTGGGCGAATCCATGGCAAGCTCGGTGGAGGCTTCGGGCGCAAGGCATAAACGGCCCGAAACCTTCTCTTTTGTATGGGAATTTGTGGGAGATGGAGAAAATCCAAGCCTCTGCTGCCTTGAAAAACACTGCAAAGCACCATGACTTTGTTGCTCACGATTACACTGCAACTCTCTTTCCCTACTTTGAAGAATGGAGAAAACAATACG GTCCGATCTACACGTACTCGACCGGAAACAAGCAACATTTGTACATCAACCATCCTGAACTGGTAAAAGAAATGAATCAATCTATTTCTTCCGACTTTGGGAAGCCTTCTTACATCACAAAAAGGCTTGCACCCATTCTTGGCAACGGCATATTGCGCTCCAACGGCCCTTTGTGGGCGCAACAGAGGAAGATTGTTGCGCCCGAATTCTTCATGGACAAGGTCAAG GGAATGGTGGGATTGATGGTGGAATCGGCCGAATCATTAACGAACAAATGGGAAGCTTACGCGGCTGGTAAAATGGCAGAGGTTAGAGCTGAGGAGGATTTGAGGAGTGTTTCTGCAGATGTGATCTCCAAAGCCTGTTTTGGGAGTTCTTATTTGAAAGGGAAAGATATCTTCTCCAAGCTTAGAACTCTTCAAAAGGCCATTTCCAACCAAAGTTTCCTTTTTGGTTCCCACGCTTTCGG ATTGCCACTAACGGCCCACAAGAGCAAAATCGATGTTTTGGAGAAAGAGATCGACACACTGATATGGGAGGTGGTGGAGGGCCACGACGGCGACAGCAAGGATCTTCTGCAGCTCATCCTCGAAGGAGCCGCGAACAACGACGTCGACGAGGACTCCTCCAGGAGATTCATTGTCGATAACTGCAAAAACATCTACTTCGCCGGCCACGAGTCTACCGCGGTGGCCGCGTCGTGGTGCCTCATGCTGCTTGCCCTGCACCCTCAGTGGCAAGCCCGGATACgggccgagacggcccaggTGGGCCCCATCAACGCCGACTCCCTGCCCAAGTTAAAAACGGTGACGATGGTGGTCCAGGAGGTGCTGAGGCTGTACCCCCCGGCCGCGTTCGTGTCGAGGGAGGCCCTGCACGACGCGAGGATCGGCCACATTGTCGTGCCCCGGGGCGTGTGCCTGTGGACCCTGATCCCCACCCTGCACCGGGACGCGGACATATGGGGGCCCGACGCGAACGAGTTCAACCCGGAGCGGTTTGCGGGCGGGATCTTGAAGGCGTGCAAGATGCCACAGGTGTACATTCCGTTCGGGTTAGGCCCGAGGCTGTGCCTCGGGCGGAACTTTGCGCTCGTGCAGCTCAAGATTGTGGTGGCTGTTATCGTCTCCAACTTCACACTCGCGCTTTCGCCCAATTATAGACATTCCCCGGCCTATCGGATGATCGTCGAGCCGGGCCAAGGCGTGCATCTCCTCATCCAGAGATGCTCTGTTTCCCATAATCCTACTTAA
- the LOC121801828 gene encoding glutamate dehydrogenase A-like, with product MNALAATNRNFRQAARILGLDSKIENSLLIPFREIKVECTIPKDDGTLVSYIGFRVQHDNARGPMKGGIRFHPEVDPDEVNALAQLMTWKTAVADLPYGGAKGGIGCKPKDLTTSELERLTRVFTQKIHDLIGDNTDIPAPDMGTNAQTMAWILDEYSKFHGYSPAVVTGKPVDLGGSLGREAATGRGVVYATEALLAEHGKSIEGLTFAIQGFGNVGSWAARLIHERGGKVVAVNDITGAIQNPKGIDIPALLRHKDATGRLDGFGGAETMAPDELLTIRCDVLIPCALGGVLNRENAGDVKAQYIIEAANHPTDPEADDILSKKGVIILPDIYANAGGVTVSYFEWVQNIQGFMWDEEKVNQELSRYMTRAFREIKNMSRTHNCNLRMGAFTLGVNRVARATFLRGWEA from the exons ATGAATGCTCTCGCCGCCACGAACCGCAATTTCCGGCAGGCGGCTCGCATCCTCGGCCTCGACTCCAAGATCGAGAACAGCCTCTTGATCCCCTTTAGAGAAATCAAG GTGGAGTGCACAATTCCGAAGGATGATGGCACGTTGGTATCCTACATCGGCTTCCGAGTACAACACGACAATGCACGCGGCCCCATGAAAGGCGGCATCCGCTTCCATCCCGAG GTGGACCCTGATGAGGTGAACGCGCTTGCTCAATTAATGACTTGGAAGACGGCTGTTGCTGATCTTCCCTATGGCGGAGCAAAGGGTGGGATCGGGTGCAAGCCCAAGGACCTCACCACGAGCGAGTTGGAGCGTCTAACTCGTGTATTCACTCAAAAAATCCATGATCTCATCGGAGACAACACTGACATTCCTGCTCCGGATATGGGCACTAATGCTCAG ACAATGGCTTGGATATTGGATGAGTATTCCAAGTTTCATGGTTACTCTCCGGCAGTTGTCACAGGAAAGCCAGTG GACCTTGGTGGATCACTTGGTCGGGAGGCTGCAACGGGCCGTGGCGTCGTGTACGCCACTGAAGCATTACTTGCCGAGCATGGAAAATCGATCGAGGGCTTAACGTTCGCCATTCAG GGGTTTGGAAACGTTGGATCGTGGGCAGCGAGGCTGATTCATGAAAGAGGCGGGAAAGTGGTCGCAGTGAACGACATAACCGGGGCTATCCAGAACCCTAAGGGGATCGACATCCCGGCATTGCTTCGGCACAAAGACGCCACCGGCCGTCTAGATGGTTTTGGTGGCGCAGAGACGATGGCGCCCGACGAGCTACTTACCATCCGGTGTGACGTGCTTATCCCATGTGCTCTCGGAGGAGTCCTCAATAG GGAAAACGCTGGAGATGTGAAGGCGCAATACATCATAGAAGCTGCCAATCACCCTACTGATCCAGAAGCTGATGAC ATCTTGTCCAAAAAAGGAGTTATAATTCTTCCAGACATATATGCAAATGCAGGAGGTGTGACAGTTAGTTATTTCGAGTGGGTTCAG AACATTCAAGGATTCATGTGGGACGAGGAGAAGGTGAACCAAGAGTTGAGCAGATACATGACCCGAGCCTtccgagagataaagaacatGAGCCGAACACACAATTGCAACCTTCGGATGGGCGCGTTCACACTCGGGGTCAACCGTGTTGCCCGTGCCACGTTCCTCCGAGGTTGGGAAGCCTAA